A window of Carassius carassius chromosome 48, fCarCar2.1, whole genome shotgun sequence genomic DNA:
AAACTAcgttaagcattttagaatgtcccgatgacctcaaattagatgtattgccgcgtcacaggaaccttttttgcagcacattttgcatatcggctcatttatattcgctggctcgcccttttcattgggttgaaagccaaaatgttcccaaactggcgccgtgacattaggttttgggacgagatcgagcgtctcccatcgtttcagtcggcctattcaaaacaaacgaagcaccataaagctacaacggctcgcgagaaaattacagtcgtaaccatattgtatcattaatttatttaacattgaatgcacagtgacaaattgaaaaaaacaaaaaaacaataaggccacagcctcataaaaaaaaaaaaacaaaaaaaactgaacactgcggttgccgcggtttctgcgcttgctatctttcctctgcggtttgcttgtcaatagcgcggtattacaatattgcggttatcgccacagccctatatatatatatatatatatatatatataaagctacaCTATACCTATGACCTACATATATATACCTATAGACATAAACATAGAAGTagttttcttttgtctttctgTGAATCAATGGAAAGAATCAGATATTCATTTTCCTGAAGGAACTTTTTGCATGAttcatatactatatatatatatatatatatatatatatatatatatatacacacacacacatgtattcaATATAAATACTCTGAAATTAAATGATGATATAACATGAAGTAGTGGAATGTTTTATTCTacagaattaaatatttaaagggatCATTTTGCATCAAGTCTCATTTACACTTGCAATACAATCTGACAATCTCTAGGGCatctgtttatttacttattattttggACACAGTGTGTATCAATATAAGTATGTAACGTAGATATACCTTCAATCTGATACACCATCTGAACAAACAGATCTGATTTCACCACTTTCAAAATTACAGTCCTAAAGATTGAAGGTGAAAAAAGATGAAGATGATTATTATTGTGTGCATTGTGAACAAAAAAACTCAGATTAGTCAATGTCTGAACACAAACCATAAAAAAACCTTCATCAAGATGAAAGgagatttttaagaaaaataacaccAAAGAAAATAAATTCTCGACAGTGCAGTTTGAGTATTTCTTCCTGTAAAACCTGTTCAAATGTAACACATAATTTGTTATTTGGTTACAGGCAAATACACACATTGGATACTGGATAGTCAGCGACAGTAAAACATGATACAATGAAATTCTGCATATGCCCTCAATGCTCTCTGGTATCATTGAGGCTTCGTAAACCCATACAAACATCAACAGCAGCCTCAGGAAGACATGTGTTTAAGTAATATTTCAACAGAAGTATAACTAGCTCATTGGTTTCAACTCTACTGTAATCCCAACAATCAGAATTAGAGTAATTTTTGAGGAAGAGAGAAGTCATTTGATATAAAAGGGGTTTTCTTTAGCGCATTATGGCCAATGAGGGTTTAACATTACCTTGAATCAGACAAACACCACATATCCTCAAAATTACATCCTGAAGAGCTTTTGGTGATGAAAAGCATCATGGCGAAGACACAATGACCAATATAAAGGCCAGAATACACCTACCTAGAcctatttaatatcctaatgaaaaGTTTGACTATTATAGTTCTTACCACAAAGCTTCAGTTTCGCAGAGGCAGGTCCTCATCCAAAACATCTCCGTTTCACGTACTTCTGTTACTTTCACTAgattttttaaacttaatgtGTCCTATTTCATGAAACATCTAGGCctatataaacataaattatatatacgaAGAAAGCAAACAGCCACTTCACCGTTAAGTTGTTTGTCTGTTAGTTTTTGAATTCTGAAAGCGCGGTAAGACGTGACGTCGGGAAAAGCGCGCCGATTTCTGATTAATTCTTTTAGATTAATTATAACGattgattaattataaataaataacatggaataattataaatgatcatataaattaaaaaatattataaataattcgTTTGGGCGTTATAATCCTCGTATGGTGTCATTATATGGTTAATCACAAACGTGTTTTTACTTTAGCATCAAAGTGGATAGGCCTGTTCGTTAAATTAAAACATTCAGAGAATATGCTAGCTCTGCCTGAAACAGTTGCTATTAAATAATTAACAActttaaaattagttttatacGAAACAATAATTTAGAATTATAAATAAAAGCCAGAGGACACatttttaagaataataatactaacaaaatgctacaaaaaaaatGTCTTGCACTCATTCATACTGACTGTCGAACTCATGGCAAAAGCAAACATCACTAGTGCTTCCTTGTGGTTGGTGAATAGAATTACAGTCCATCAAATTAGTATTAGAGTCTTGTCAATCCATATAGTCAGCACAAGTGACTGAGGACTGATTTTAACGGATTCATCTTCTGCCCGACTGTGTTGCTCTTTAGTCTTTATCATCATCTTCTGAAGAGAAGAAGACTTCTGTCCCATGTTGTAGACTCTTGAATCTTTAAGAGAGATGCACAATTGAGATGCACCCACAAAGTCACatgcaaaacacattttggtGATTAAAACTACGTTTAAATGATATGCTTGATTGTTCATATTGAAACCAATcagttaataatgaataatttatatataattatagtttaaataaatacgAATTTAGCAACATCtagacaataaaatattttactactGAGCAtaatcagagagagaaaaaaagacaatatttaaTCATCTTATGACCTAATTTATACTGGTTttacatataataattaaaatagataCATATGAACGGTTAATGTATTAGAGAATTTCAAAATATGAAGGATAATAAGGCAAGTCACGTCATAAACATGGGGAATGTGTCTCCATGTTTGAACACAATAAAGCAGAAATTACTGTTACCAAGATTTTTATTGCTCACTgctaaaacatacattttcagaAGATTTATTTTAGAAACCCACAAGAAACCTATGAGCGAAAAACGCTTTTACTACATTTGTCCCTTCCGCTTCGCCATACGTCATGAAACGAAACTGCGCAATGCGCATGCGCAAAAGTAATTCGCCTGACATTGAGAACAGAGCTGCATTTCCTCGTACTTTTAATTGGAGATTTAATAGGTAAGACTCCACATTTGCCATATTTTATGTGAACGCAGTTACATTAAACGACCTAAAACGTTATTTATGTTGAAGAAAGATTAATCAAACCTGTTTTAGACCTTTTTGCTGGAAAACAATTGAATTGCAGTTGAGATAATAGAGCTGAGATGCAAACTCATGCTAATGTGTggtaaaactgaagaaaaatataattattattcacgAACAAATGGTGCAAAAATACGGTGCCATGTACCATGGTTATACCATAGTAGTTTGAATCTATAGCCACGAACCTAAAACATACAGATTATAATGATTAGTTTGATATAATTCATGATATTTCAGAGGCtctttttaaaaaacaagtttTACGACAATATTACAATGAAGAAAAAGCAGAACAAAAGACAAGACCAACTTAGTAATGCAACagattaaatgataataataaatacaaatagtaaataataaaagtgCGGCTTAGCAAAACAATGAAATTGCAGTCTATATAATACAATAaagtttaactgaaaaaaaaagcaaaaaatcagTCTACGTCTGACAATAAACACGTTCTGTGACATTGCTTAAAAGGGCCCCAAGCTCTATTAAATGGGTCTCTAAATAGAATTTTAGAGTTGTTTTCTAACTTTAGGGAAAAGAGCACATCTCTAATCCACTGTGTTGGAGTTGAAGGCCTTTAAGGCCTCACGTCTTTGACGTGTATCCCTGCTTGCTTAGTTTTTTGCTTACTAGAATGCTCTGGAATTCTGGAAACATTCGTTTTTGACTCCCATGACGTTACGTTTTGTTTTTAGTTGGCCAGGAAAAGTTACAGATGTCTAACATTCTTTTTAGGTTTCGGGAACATTCATATTTAGTTCCTAAAAACAACCAAATGGGAACGTTCACAGTTTAATAGGATGCTCCTAACTCTCCAGATGTTTTCACAGATCTGTCATGCTGAGTGGGAAGCGCATCGCTGATGTGGGTTACAAGCTGGTCTCGGGCTCCATGATGCTGTTGACGGTGTATGGCGGATACCTGTGTGTCCTGCGGGCTCAACGCT
This region includes:
- the LOC132131143 gene encoding cytochrome c oxidase assembly protein COX14 homolog, translated to MKRNCAMRMRKSNSPDIENRAAFPRTFNWRFNRSVMLSGKRIADVGYKLVSGSMMLLTVYGGYLCVLRAQRFMQRQKQLELAAQNESAASETIKD